In a single window of the Bacillus mycoides genome:
- a CDS encoding FtsX-like permease family protein translates to MRWVIKYAVKSMKQNWLRNMLIALGAALGVMLATMLLLGNQSVEQSVKEQVVSRYGDYNLQFGYIKNDMYLNNESLKGIDGLENAEKISKALIPYPFPHYKELSGKPSYWGVEQDSPEMHSYKILEGRYPKEGAEVALTKGYTDRENIRVGDTIKLPFPQHGEKAVKVVGILNPPLMASMGHSAYFPIHWLQKELNLLNQFNLVQVKVQDVNVKKAIAFDVHKKIENIKVDQRTYVDKAFERLNVMKPLIFSLGGIALFVVALLIMGSFFLSVRSRFKQWALLRALGSNPNQIILVVLLEALCIGAIGSLAGVILGAGTQTIAASFINKWVNIEGAGKEAFSISGEILLITFLLGIVMSIIGAIIPAFMVRKIPPVQALRPGLPSNEKKEKRWSAFSLSILIIGTVIGLAGNVLERYIGFNPSAIGALLFAVGLLFAIPLFIRVIAPVIAKPLQMILRIETTISSRNVIRYRNKAAVSVAILAFGFMLALVGTMYINSIYEGMKDGLQKHLPADLVIRIPIESQSTEVLPFSWMEKVKKIDGVEESVANVTDFTAKLINYDFKKADQEWYENVRKDDFEYDVIEVVGNDIVAYHKVTKAKVITGQDLNKPLQDGEGVVTKRTAKTLGIQLHDTIEVQGKGKEKQTIKVVSIIEQGLRGRGLDIFVNEQWVRDKFHVQGYEAIQVMTNSNQSFEEIKKQVKQITNNKENVEVINSHDLLKEQEQLLSQMMMLIRLLVIIVFIISGIGLMNAIVSSLHERRAEISMIRAVGAIPKQMRRIVLLEGTLLGAIAGCIGVLGGIVFSYIVLSSLELTVIIIPYNQVLILALASIILGAGAAMIASLQLRKFKLSDTLKELSA, encoded by the coding sequence ATGCGATGGGTAATTAAGTATGCGGTAAAATCGATGAAACAAAATTGGTTGCGAAATATGTTGATTGCCCTCGGTGCAGCTTTAGGTGTTATGTTAGCGACGATGTTATTACTAGGTAATCAATCAGTAGAGCAAAGTGTGAAGGAACAAGTAGTAAGTCGGTATGGAGATTATAATTTACAATTTGGCTATATAAAAAATGACATGTATTTAAATAATGAAAGTTTAAAAGGAATAGATGGCTTAGAAAATGCTGAAAAAATATCAAAAGCACTTATACCGTATCCTTTTCCACATTATAAAGAACTATCGGGAAAGCCATCTTATTGGGGTGTTGAGCAAGATTCTCCAGAAATGCATTCTTATAAAATATTAGAAGGACGATATCCGAAAGAAGGTGCTGAAGTAGCACTGACAAAAGGGTATACAGATCGTGAAAATATACGGGTAGGAGATACGATTAAACTGCCATTCCCGCAGCATGGTGAAAAGGCTGTGAAAGTTGTTGGTATTTTAAATCCACCGTTAATGGCGTCAATGGGGCATAGTGCTTATTTTCCAATCCATTGGCTTCAAAAAGAATTAAATTTACTAAATCAATTCAATCTCGTTCAAGTGAAAGTACAAGATGTAAATGTGAAAAAAGCAATTGCTTTTGATGTACATAAAAAGATTGAAAATATAAAGGTGGACCAACGTACTTATGTAGATAAGGCATTTGAACGACTAAATGTAATGAAGCCATTAATTTTTAGTTTAGGTGGTATTGCCTTATTTGTTGTAGCCCTTTTAATAATGGGAAGTTTCTTCTTATCTGTCAGAAGTCGATTTAAGCAATGGGCATTATTACGTGCACTTGGTAGTAATCCAAATCAAATTATATTAGTCGTTTTATTAGAGGCTTTATGTATTGGGGCAATCGGATCGCTAGCAGGAGTTATTCTTGGAGCGGGTACGCAAACAATCGCCGCATCATTTATTAATAAATGGGTGAATATTGAGGGTGCAGGGAAAGAAGCATTCTCGATTTCAGGTGAGATTTTACTCATTACGTTTTTACTAGGGATTGTTATGTCTATCATAGGGGCCATTATACCAGCTTTCATGGTTAGAAAGATTCCACCAGTTCAAGCACTTCGCCCAGGACTTCCTAGTAATGAGAAAAAAGAAAAAAGATGGAGTGCTTTTAGCCTTAGTATTTTAATCATTGGTACTGTTATTGGACTAGCGGGTAACGTATTAGAGCGGTATATCGGTTTTAATCCAAGTGCGATAGGAGCACTTTTATTTGCGGTCGGTTTGTTATTTGCGATTCCGTTATTTATTCGGGTGATAGCACCAGTGATTGCAAAACCACTTCAAATGATATTACGAATTGAAACGACGATTAGTAGCCGAAATGTAATTCGTTATCGAAATAAGGCAGCTGTATCGGTTGCTATACTAGCATTTGGTTTTATGTTAGCACTTGTTGGAACGATGTATATAAACTCTATTTACGAAGGCATGAAAGATGGGTTACAAAAACATTTACCAGCTGATTTAGTAATAAGAATTCCAATAGAGTCGCAAAGTACTGAAGTATTACCATTTAGTTGGATGGAGAAGGTTAAAAAAATTGATGGTGTAGAAGAGAGCGTAGCAAATGTTACTGACTTTACAGCGAAGCTTATAAATTATGATTTTAAAAAAGCGGATCAAGAGTGGTATGAAAATGTGAGGAAAGATGATTTTGAATATGATGTGATAGAAGTTGTGGGGAATGATATTGTTGCTTATCACAAAGTAACAAAAGCGAAAGTGATTACAGGACAAGATTTAAATAAGCCATTACAAGATGGTGAGGGAGTCGTTACGAAGAGAACTGCTAAAACATTAGGGATTCAGTTGCATGATACGATTGAAGTACAAGGAAAAGGGAAAGAAAAACAAACGATTAAAGTCGTTTCGATTATTGAGCAAGGATTAAGGGGAAGAGGATTAGACATTTTCGTAAATGAACAATGGGTTCGTGATAAGTTTCACGTGCAAGGATATGAAGCAATTCAAGTTATGACAAATTCTAATCAATCATTTGAAGAGATTAAGAAGCAAGTAAAACAAATTACAAATAATAAAGAGAACGTAGAAGTTATTAATAGCCATGATTTATTAAAAGAACAGGAGCAGTTATTATCGCAAATGATGATGTTAATTCGCTTGTTAGTTATAATTGTTTTCATTATTTCTGGTATAGGGTTAATGAATGCGATTGTCTCAAGTTTACATGAAAGACGTGCTGAAATTAGTATGATTCGTGCGGTAGGAGCTATTCCGAAGCAAATGAGACGGATTGTTTTATTAGAGGGCACTTTACTTGGAGCGATAGCTGGTTGTATTGGGGTTTTAGGTGGAATTGTATTTAGTTATATTGTGTTATCAAGCTTAGAGTTAACGGTTATTATCATTCCGTATAATCAAGTTTTAATATTGGCACTAGCTAGCATTATACTCGGAGCAGGAGCAGCAATGATTGCTTCATTACAATTAAGAAAGTTTAAATTGAGTGATACTTTAAAGGAGTTATCAGCATAA